A stretch of DNA from Leptospira bouyouniensis:
GGATTTTGATGTTATCATCACCTAAATGGCCATAAGCTACCATTGGAGATCCTTTGATTCCTTCTTTCAAAGTTTTAGTGATTCCAGCAATTGTGTTTCCATTTTTCCACTCAGATGCAGGGGATTTGTAGTTACGTGGTTTTGGGTTGAGTGCAGCCGCTGCAGCTCCGTCACCAGCTCCTTTTTCACCATGACAAGAAGAACAATTTTGGAGGTATAATTCTTCTCCCTTGACTAAGTCAGGGTCGGCACTTGCACTAGATTCTTGCACTGCAGGTGCTTCTTCTTTTGGTTTGGAGTCGCCACAAGCCACCATCACAAATGCGAAGGAGACAGCGAGTAGAGAGACTAATACTTTTTTTGAGTTCATTTCTTACTCCGAGATAAGGATGACTCCAGTCTCCTATGCTTCTTGTCTTTTGAAAAGAAGAATTCAGTTTTTTTCCAAAAGATTTGAGAGAGCATCATTTAAATTTTGAAAC
This window harbors:
- a CDS encoding c-type cytochrome, which gives rise to MNSKKVLVSLLAVSFAFVMVACGDSKPKEEAPAVQESSASADPDLVKGEELYLQNCSSCHGEKGAGDGAAAAALNPKPRNYKSPASEWKNGNTIAGITKTLKEGIKGSPMVAYGHLGDDNIKILAKYVEHLSKN